The genomic segment TCAAAGTTTATTTCTTTAGATGAAAATAGAAAATGTAATTAAAAAAAATCAACATACAAATACGATGTTAAAAATAGAAAACTTACAAGCAAACATAGACGATAAAACAATTTTAAAAGGCTTAAACCTACAAGTTAAAGCAGGTGAAGTACACGCAATTATGGGACCCAATGGTGCTGGAAAAAGTACTTTGGCAAATATTATTGCTGGTAAAGAAGAATACGAAGTTACAAACGGATCTATCGAATTAAATGGCGAAGATATTAGTGAACTTGCTCCAGAAGAAAGAGCACATAATGGTGTTTTCTTATCTTTTCAATATCCTGTAGAAATTCCTGGAGTTTCTGTAACCAACTTTATAAAAACTGCCATTAACGAAACTCGTAAAGCAAAAGGTTTAGAAGACATGCCTGCAAAAGACATGTTAAAGAAAATTCGTGAAAAATCGGAATTGTTAGAAATAGACCGCAAATTCTTATCTCGTTCTTTAAACGAAGGCTTTTCAGGAGGAGAAAAGAAACGTAACGAAATCTTTCAAATGGCAATGTTAGAGCCAAAATTAGCAATCTTAGACGAAACTGATTCTGGTTTAGATATCGATGCTTTAAGAATTGTTGCAAATGGCGTAAACAAACTAAAATCGAAAGACAATGCTGTAATTGTAATTACACATTACCAGCGTTTATTAGAATATATCGTACCAGATTTTGTACACGTTTTACACGATGGAAAAATTGTAAAAACGGGCGATGCTTCTTTGGCTTTAGAGTTAGAAGCAAAAGGATATGATTGGATTAAGCAAGAGTTAGTTTAAAAATTGTTTCTATTGTTTAAAGTTTCAGGTTTTGGCTACTATTAGAAGATTCGAAGATTTAGAAATATGGCAACTTGCGAGAAAATTATCTCAGCAAGTTATTTCTATATCTAAAAACACAGAGTTAAAAAATGATTATCGCTTTAAAGACCAAATTAAAGCCTCATCAGGTTCAGTTATAGACAATAGCAGAAGGTTTTGAAAGAGATGGAAATTTAGAGTTTAGACAATATTTATCAATAGCAAAAGGTTCTGCAGGAGAAACACGTTCATAATCATACAGACTTTTTGATTCAGAATATATTTCTGAAGAACAATTAAAACAATTAATTACAGAGTGTGAAAGCTTGAGTAAAAAAATAGCAAATTTTATAAGCTATTTAAATAAAAAGGATTTTAAAGGAAATAAATTTAAGTAAGCAACAACTTGAAACAAAAGAAACTTTAAACCTGAAACTTATAGAAAAATGGAATTAAAAGATAAATTACTATCATCATACGTAGCGTTTGAAAATCGTGTAGATACCAAATCGGATATTCACGAAATTCGTTCTGAGGCACTTAAAAATTTTGAAAATTTAGGTTTCCCAACAAGAAAATTAGAAGCTTGGAAATACACTTCTTTAAACTCGGTTTTAAAGCAAGATTATAGCTTATTTCCACACAAAGAAAATGCAATTGAATTAGCACAAGTAAAGAAGTATTTTATTCATGATATAGATGCGTATAAAATTGTGTTTATCGATGGAAAATACAGCTCCTTTTTATCTGAAACTACACACGATAAAATTGATGTTTGCTTAATGTCATCTGCATTAACAAAGCCAAAATACAAAGCTGTAATTGATAATTATTTTAATAAAATTGCAAAACAAGACAATTTAACCTCTTTAAATACTGCATTTGCAAGTGAAGGTGCTTACATAAATATTCCAAAAAATACAGAGGTTAACAAACCAATTCAAATCATTCACTTAACAACAGGATCTGAAGTAGCAACCCTATTACAACCACGTAATTTAATTGTTGTTGGAGAGAATTCTCTGGTACAAATTATAGAACGTCACCAAAGTTTAACCAGCAATCCTGTTTTAACAAATGCGGTTACAGAAATTTTTGCCGATAAAAGTGCTTTTGTAGATTACTATAAAATTCAGAATGACGATTTAAACGCTTCTTTAATCGACAACTCTTACATCGAACAACAATCGAAAAGTGTGGTTTCTGTGCATACATTTTCTTTCGGAGGAAATATTACAAGAAATAATTTAAACTTTTATCAAAAAGGAGAATACATCGATTCTATCTTAAAAGGAATTACAATTATCGAAGGAAAACAACATGTAGATCATCATACTTTAGTACATCATATAGAGCCAAATTGCGAGTCTCACCAAGATTATAAAGGAATTTACGACGAGCGTTCCACAGGTGTTTTCAACGGAAAAGTAATTGTTGAAAAAGAAGCTCAGAAAACAAATGCATATCAGCAAAACAACAACGTTTTAATTAGCGATAGAGCAACCATAAATGCAAAACCTCAGCTAGAAATTTTTGCAGACGATGTAAAATGTTCTCATGGTTGTACCATTGGTCAGTTAGATGAGGATGCTTTATTTTACATGCAACAACGTGGAATTCCTAAAAAAGAGGGAAAAGCATTGTTAATGTATGCTTTTGCAAATACGGTTTTAGAAAGTGTAAAAATACCAGAAGTAAAACAACGAATTACCAAAATTATCGCCAAGAAATTAGGTGTTAATATGGGTTTTGATTTGTAAGTAAGTAATACAGTTAACTTTTGTACTAAACAAGTTAATGCCAATTATATAGTTTATTTAGCTTTGTTTAAAATTGACTAACTATATAAAAACGAATATTATGAACAAAAGTATTAAAACAGTATTATTAGTAGCAGGCCTTATATTATTAGGATACGGAATTTACACATTAATTCAGCCAGAAGCCCAAGTTTCTATTGGAGATTTAGACTTAATCGAAGCACAAGACAACACCAATTCTTACATTACAATCGGTTTAGGAATTGTAGCTGTAGCTTTAAGTTTAATTAAAGGAAAAAGCTAACACGAAACCATAAAATTATTACAAACCACTTAATCTTAACTATAAAAGTGAGTGGTTTTTTAGTTTTATAATTGTTTGGGCGTTCCCTTTTTGCATTTAAAAGTTTAGAAATAAAACTTTTAAATGCAAAAACGTCAGGCTTTCGGCAGTCGCTTTTTTTGCTTCATTTAATTTAGTATTTGCTCAATTGAAAAGATAGTTTTTATAAAAGAATTAAAAGTAAATTCGATGCAAAAAAGAGCTCCAACAATGCCTCTATCCTTAACGCGAAAAAACTTAGAGAATAAAGAAAACAATTAGAGATTCAGTTAATAACCAGCAATAAACTTCCATTCCGAAATTAACCCCTAAAGGGTTTGAAACCCTTTAGGGGTTAGGAAACAGTTTTGTGTATGACTCGTTGCGTGCAATGAGCTATAAATTTTCGGTTAAATCACAAACCAGATTTTTAAATTTTGCTATTTATCTTTTTTATTGGAAATCTTCAAATTTAAAAATTTGTTGATTTTCCAAATACGCCATTACTTCAATTAAGAAACTGACCAGTAATAAGTTATACAAGTTGTTGTGGTTAGTGTTTATTTCCTCAATTCGATAATTTCCTTTTTCAGTTCAGGAAGTTCTTTAATAATTATAGTCCAAATAACTTCATCCGAAATACTGTCATATTCGTGAGCGATTCGATTCCTTGTTCCAATTATCTTTTGGGCATTTTTAATTTCAATCTCAGAATGTTTATATTTTAAAATTCTGTTTATTGCTTCTCCAATAATTTCTATATTTCGTTCTACCGCTTTTTTTGTTTTTAAGTCTTTTTGATAGACAAAAAAGTCTCGTTGTCCGGGTAAGAAATCAAAAATTTCGTCAATAGACCTTTCAACATCTTCAAGCCAAGAGTTAATTCTATTGTCCATAAATCAACACTTTGGTTTCATCGAGTTCCTTTCTGAAATATTTGTTTTTAATAGCTCGATATTCAATTAAGTCAATTGGGCGTTTTAATAACTTTTCCAATTTGTCTTTTAATTGGAAGTATAAATTCGTGTATTCAAATGGGTCATTTTCATCAAAATCCACAACAAAATCTATATCAGATTCATCGCTGAAATCATCTCGAATCACAGAGCCGAATGCAGAGAAAGTTCGAACTTTGTATTGTTCACAAAGCTTTTTAATCCGATTTATATTTTTGTCGTTTATTTTCATATCTCAAAAATAGTCAAATTTCTTGTAGGTTCAATTTTGATTGGAATTTTTCTTGCATTAGCCACAACAGGAAGTAAATTGAATAAGATCTTATTAAATTTTAAAACCTGTTCAGAAAAAACTATTTTATACTTCCAACAACCCCTTTCAAAAACTCATTTTGGTCGGCATTTTTAGTCAAACCTAAACGAACAATAACCATCTCTTCATCTGGTAAAATATATACATTTTGTCCTTTATAACCACTTGCAAAAAACATCTTTTTAGAAACACTTGGATATCTTCCAGAAGCATTCAACCAAAAATGGGCTCCATACCAACCCTCTGAAGTTGGTGTTGGCTGTACTACATAATCTGTCCAATTTTCACTAAAAATTTGTGTTCCATTCCAATTTCCACGATGCAAATACAACAAACCAAATTTTGCCCAATCTCTTGCAGTTGCCCAAGCATAAGAAGAGCCTACGTAATTTCCATCTAAATCGGCTTCCACAATCATAGAATTCATACCAATTTTATCAATTAAGTTTGTGTACCAAAAATCTAAATACTCTTGATGCGTCTTAAATTGACTTCTTAAAATCCCAGAAAGTAAATTACTCGTTCCAGAAGAATAATTCCAAGTTTCATTTGGTTTACCTACCAATTGCTTTTTTTCTTGTTCCTTGGTCATATTTCGCTCTAAAAACAGCATTCTTGTAGCGTCTGAAATCTCTTCGTAGTTTTCGTCCCAAGCCAAACCAGAATTCATTTGTAATAAATTATGAATGGTGATGTTTTTTCTATCATCATTTTGCCAACTTTTAATAGGTGCTTTGTCTTTTACATTTAATTTTCCTTGAGATTGTAAAATTCCAAAAATGGTAGAAGTAATACTTTTTGTCATAGACCAACCCAGTAATTTTGAGGTTTTATCAAATCCATCTGCATAACGTTCTGCAATAATCTGGTTTTTATATATTACAATTCCTGCTCTTGTTTGGTTTTTCTTTTCAAACAAAAAATCCATTGCTTTTTCTAATTTATTATAATCAACATTGCTAAAAACAGTGTCTTTTTGTGGCGCATTTCCATAAGGAAAAGGCGTATTATTATCGGGTTTCGTTCTTTTAGGAACTAAATAAGGCGCAGTTTCGTCACTTTTATCTAACGTTAAAACTGCGCCTAAACCTTCTCTATAAATTGCTTTTCTGGTTAACAAACCAAATGTAGATGAGGTTGCTATTTTCTTCTCTTTATCTACTTTATCGCTTGCTAAATTTACGGGCGAAAAATTATTATCAGTTGTATCTGTCAATTCTAAAGTTCTTTTTGCCAAAAAAACAGAAGAAGCCGTATTTTTTGCTGAATAACCAGATAATATATTCAATTTTGGATAATTATAAATAACAGCAATTAGTATAAAAACAGCTAATAAAAGTAATATTCTCTTTAAAATTTTCATCTATACAAGTTTTTGAAGATGTAAAAATAAGAAAATCATATCGACTTTCTTATAAGTTTAAAATTCCATCCTTTATCTTTGTACTTTAAAATGATTTGTATGATAAATGTTGATAAAATAAGAGCAGATTTCCCGATTCTTAAAAGAGAAATAAATGGAAAACCTTTGGTGTATTTCGATAATGCAGCGACTTCACAAACACCACAAGTTGTTATTGATGCCATTGTAGATTATTATAGCAATTACAACGCAAATATTCACAGAGGCGTACATACTTTAAGTCAGGAAGCAACCGATAAATATGAAGAAGCTCGTATTAAAATTCAGCATCATTTTAATGCAAAACATGCGTACGAAATTATTTTAACTTCTGGTACAACAGATTCTATAAATAGAGTTGCGGCTGGTTTTGCATCACTTTTAAATAAAGATGATGAAATTATCGTTTCTGCTTTAGAACACCATTCTAATATTGTGCCTTGGCAAATGTTGTGTGAAAAAACAGGCGCTATTTTAAAGGTAATTCCGATGTTGGAAGATGGTTCTTTGAACATGGAAGCATATTATAAATTAGTAAACGAAAAAACAAAATTGGTTTTTTGTAACCATGTTTCCAATGCTTTAGGAACTATAAATTCTATTGAAGAAATTATTGAAACTGCACATAAATTCGGAGCTGCTGTATTAATTGACGGAGCACAAGCAACACCCCATATAAAACCAGATGTACAAGCTTTAAATGTTGATTTTTACGTGGCTTCTGCCCATAAATTGTGTGGACCAACAGGCGTTGGAATGTTGTATGGAAAACAAAAATGGTTAGAAAAATTACCTCCTTATCAAGGTGGAGGAGAAATGATAGATACTGTTACTTTCGAGAAAACTACTTATGCTGGTTTACCTCATAAATTTGAAGCTGGAACTCCAAATATTTGTGGTGGAATTGCCTTTGGAGCCGCAATAGATTATATGAATGCTGTTGGTTTCGATAATATTGCTTCTTACGAAGCAGAACTTTTAAAATACGGAACGCAAGAATTATTAAAAATTGAAGGTTTAAAAATCTACGGAACTACATTAGAAAAAACAGCTGTTGTTTCTTTTAATGTTGGCGTAATTCATCCTTATGATATTGGTGTAATTTTAGACAAATTAGGCGTTGCTGTAAGAACAGGCCATCATTGTGCACAACCCATTATGGATTTCTATAAAATTCCAGGAACAGTTAGAGCCTCCTTCTCTTTTTACAACACAAAAGAAGAAATAGATGTAATGATTACAGCTTTAAAAAAAGCGGTAATGATGCTTTCTTAGTAGAAAAATAACTTTCGCGAACATTGTGGAAAAGATTCTTTCAGGATAACAAACAGGGTAGAAATTGAGTGAAACCACACAAAACAAAAAAGGTTGAGAATAATTCCTCAACCTTTTTTTATTTAATTTAAAACTTTCCTATTTTAATGTAGGAGAATAATTTGTAGGATAGTCATCTGCTTTTGCCAAACCATCTGTTGCTTTTGTAAAATTAGAACCAAACTTCGCATCTATGGCTGCTAACATTTTATTCGCCATTAATGCATAACCTCTGGCTGTTAAATGAATTCCATCTAAACTTACCAAACCTCCAGTTACCAAACTTGTGGTCATCGTATAATTGTCGAATTGAATTCCGTTAGAAGCTTCTTGTAAAATTGCATTTAAATCTATTAAAGCAAGATTTTTATTAGCGTTTGCAGTTTCGGTAATGGTTTTGTTATAAGCTACTGTAGCGTTCTTAATCGCTTCTTGTTCTTGTGGAGTAAGCACCCATTGGTCTGCTAATGGAAGTGTAATTCCTTCAGCAGAAAATTGACCTGCCAAAGTAGCTGGTAAGAGTCCACCACTTTGGGTAATTAAAGAACCAGCTACAGTCTTGTTTACTGTTCCTATAACACTGCTACTTGGTAAAACTAATAAATCTTTAACTGTTGCAGATCTTGCTTTTCCATATTGTTTTCCTAACAAACCAGCTACCAAAGGCGCTGCTGCTGCTGGTAAACCTAAAGATTGTACAAAAGGTACAAAAGTTGGACTTTTACCCAAAGTAGTCGTAATTGCCACAGATAAATCTGTTGCGTCTTCATCAAATATAACTACTGGGTTTGTTTTAGTTTCAGAAAAAATAATAGCACGTTCTGGCTCACCTGCACCAACATATATTTTATTTATTGCACCAAATACAGAGTTTAATAAAGGTATTTGTGCTTTTAATGCTGGTCCCGTTTTCTTGTCATTTGGGTTTAAAGGATTGTGAGGAACTGTTGTAAAATAGGGCAACAAATTAATATTTGGTACTGTAGCAATAACTCCCTTTGCTCCTCCTGCAGTTAATGCTGTAACCATTCCTTTAAAAACATTATCGAAAACTAAAGGATTTGTAATATCATTTAAACCATAAGTTGCCGGGTTTAAATTACCTGTTGGGTTTGTTGTTGATGGAGATTGATCTACACCTGAACCACCACTTATAGCATAACTTAATACATCATTTCCTCCAATTTCAGATAAGGTAAAAAACGTTGGTTTTTGTGCTAAAGCATCTGCTAAAACAGTTGTAGTTGGGCTTGAAGCCATTCTACCAAAATAAGGGTTTAATGTTGCATACCCAGCAAACGTTAGATGAAAACTTTTTGCTCCTGGAATTCCATAATTGTTAAAAGAAGATCCATCTGCACGTGCTGTTAAACTAGTAGTTGGTGTTGCACCTAATCTTGCAGGTGTTCTAGTTACTGGATTAAAAACCAATCTTGGTGGTTGTACAACAGTACTTCCTGTTACAAAACCTCCAATATTGTCGCCCATTAATGGTTGGTTAAAGTCTCCACCATCAGCTGCTTTAAATTTTGTAGCCAAAATATTTGGAAAGGAATTTTCTTGTCCTGCTTTAAACAATGCTCCGTCTGTAAAACCTGCTGTAAATGAGGCTCCAATAGAAACATAGTTAGAGAAATCTAAGCCATTTGCATCTAAGTTTACTTGTGGTTTTACTTCTTCTAAAATTGGATCTAAATCGTTGTTTACATCACAAGATGCAAAACCAATTGATAAAAGAAGGAGACCTATATATTTATAATTTTTCATAAATTATTGTTTTTTTATTAGTTATTAATTGTCCAAGAAAGGTAGTATTGAGAACCTATTGCCCCAACTCCTGGTGCACTAAAATATTGTTTTCCTGTTAAGTTTGCGCCACCTAATTTAAATACCGACTTAATTGAAGGTACAGTATAATTAATTTGAGCATCTAAAATAGTTCTAGATTCTATGGTTGCATCTAAGAAAGTAGATTCCCATAAATATTCGTCTTGCCATCTTGCGTTGATATTGAAACCAAAGTTTTCGAATAAGTTTGTATGACCGAATTGTAATTTTACTTTGTGTTCTGGTGTGTTAAAACCAGCTTCAAAATCTGGGTCAGATGCTTGGTCGAAATCGAACTTAGCATAGGTATAATTTACGCCTAAATCGAAACCATTAAATACTTTTGTATTTAAACCTATAGAAGCTCCATAAGAACTAATATCTGCAGTTGAGTTTGTATATACTTGGAACGCTTTAAAATCTCCATTTCTTAATGCCAAAAGAGACAAACTATTATCTCCTACTGTTCCATAAAAAGGAACCAATACATTTTTCCCAGAAATAAAATCTTCATAGCTGTTATAATACCCACTTAAATCTATAGTAATTCTAGATTTTCCTGCATTTATTAAACCTCTATATCCTAATTCGTAAGCAGTAACTTTTTCTGGTTTTACTAAAGGTGCAACTGATGCAGCTGGTGCTCCAGCTTGAACAGAACTTGCAGAGAAAGAATTTTCATAAGCCTGTCTTCCCACTATAGTTGTTGTAGCTCCTCCTGTAAACGCTAGACCTGCAGTACTTACTGGTAAAGGTGCAGATGTATATCTATCTAAATTATCTGGTGCAGAACCTACCAAAATTGCAGCTCCAGCATCTAAACCAATATATTGATCTTGTGTGGTTGGGTTTCTAAAGCCTGTTTGAAAAGAAGCTCTAAAATTGTCGTTTTTATTTTCTCCTGCAGCATAAGCTAATGAGACTCTTGGAGAAACGTTACCTTCGAAATTTTGTGCTTTATCATAACGAATAGAAGCTGTAAACTTTAAACGATCATCTTCTAAGAATTTCTTTTGCATTTGTGTGTAAACTCCATACTCATCATAATCGATAGGACCATCGAAATCTGTAAAAATACTTCCACTAGAATTTAACGAGTATCTTCTGTATGAACCTCCTACTTGAAATTCGGCAAAATCGATAACATCTTGAAAGTTATAATTTACATCGCCATGATATAATTTTGTTTGATCTTGAAATTTAGATCCTGTAACTAAATCTGGGTCTGATGTTACATCATTAAATGCAGCTTGGAAACCTGGTGTTCCTGGCTCTAATCTTCCAGAATCTGCTTGAGTCCTTGCAAATGCGTGTGATCCACTAACCAAATAAGCTCCTGCATATTCTTTAAACCAATCTTGGTCCGATTTCCATCTTCTGTTAATATTAATTGCGGCAAAACGCGAATCATAAGAATTGCCAGCGTCTTCTGTAGTAACATAACCTCTTACAAAGAAATTTTTACCTCTTAATTCTAATTTTTGTTGTGCTAAATAGAAGTCTCTAATATTATATCTATTTGCTCCTTGATAAATTGTATTACCAACACCAAACTTAGAATTAAATATTACTTCTAAACGATCATCTCCAAAAGGACGATAATGTAAAGCTGTGTTTAGTTTTACACTTCTAGCTTCATAATCTCTCATTAAATCTACCTCTCTATAACCTGTTCTACTTACTCTACCTATTGCACCACCTAAATCTATTGCAACTTCATCTCCATAAATATTTAAGCCGTCAAAATCATTTTTAGAGTTTCTATCTCCAGGAGCATATTTTCCTTTTGCGGTATTTCTGTAATCAGTAGCAAACCACTCTGTACCTTTTAAGTAAGAAAGTGTTGCTTTTGCTGCAAATTTATTAGAAAAAGCGTATGCCATTCTAATACTTACATCATGGAAAGTATTATCTCCAGCTGCATCTTGGCTCGTTAAACCACTCTTATAAGAAAAACTTATACCTTGATCATCAAAAGGGTTTCTACTTGTCATAAACATAATTCCGTTAAAAGCATTCGCTCCATATAATGCAGAAGATGCTCCAGGAAGTAATTCTACTGTGTTAACATCTAATTCCGACATTCCTAAAAGGTTCCCAATCGCAAAGTTAAGAGCTGGAGAAGAATTATCCATCCCATCTACCAATTGCATAAAACGCGTGTTTGCAAATGTTGCAAAACCTCTCGTATTTACAGATTTAAACGTTAAACTGTTTGTATTAATATCTACCCCTTTTAAATTTTCTAAACCATCGTAAAAAGAAGGCGAAGAAGTGTTTTTAATCGCTCTTGCATCTAACCTTTCTACAGTTACTGGAGACTCCATAATACGTTCTGGAGTTCTAGAAGCAGAAACAACAATTTCGTCTAGAGAGGTTTCATTCTCTGTTAAAATAACTTCTACCTTTTGGTTTTTTTTAGTAATCTCGATTTCTTCAGTTTTAAAACCTAACATCGATACTTCAATGGTAAAAGGCGGATTATCTGCAACCTTTAGTACAAATTTGCCATCGAAATCTGTAGTTGTACCCACAGCTTTTCTAGAAACTTTAATGTTTGCTCCTGGAAGTAAATCTCCTGTGAGCGCATCTTTAACTGTACCTGTTACAGTAGTTTGGGCAACCATAACAGTGCTACTAAAAGCAATACATACAAGTAGTAAAATCTTTTTTATCATAATTTGAATTAATTTGTTAACTGTTATGCAAAATACAATTTTTTTTGAATTATTAATTATCTGATCAATTATTTTGTGTTTTTAACAAATAAAGTAACGAAATTTATTAGAATCTCATTCGAATAATCTATCAAAATCCATAAATTTTAAAAATTTAGTGTTGTACATTTGCTCTAAGTAAATCTTATTTTTTTGAAAACGATTATCGATATATCTAACTTTTCGACCAAAGAAAAAACATTTGTTACCATTGGAACCTTTGACGGGGTGCATTTTGGTCATCAAAAAATATTAGAAAAATTGGTTTCTGAAGCGAGAAAGGCTGGAAAAAAATCGGTTTTACTTACTTTTTTTCCACATCCAAGAATGGTGTTACAAAAAGATGCTTCCATCGAGCTAATTAACACGATTGACGAGCGTGAAAAATTGCTAAAAAAAACAGGTTTAGATTACTTAATTATCCATCCTTTTAGCAGAGATTTCTCCAGAATAACTGCACTTGAATTTGTGCGAGATATTTTGGTGAACCAATTTAATATATCAAAATTAATTATTGGTTACGACCATCATTTTGGTAAAAATCGCGAAGGTAATATCAATCAGTTAACAGAATACAGCCATTTATACGATTTTAAAGTGGAAGAAATTCCAGCACAAGATATTGATGATGTTTCTGTAA from the Polaribacter cellanae genome contains:
- a CDS encoding nucleotidyltransferase family protein, with the protein product MKINDKNINRIKKLCEQYKVRTFSAFGSVIRDDFSDESDIDFVVDFDENDPFEYTNLYFQLKDKLEKLLKRPIDLIEYRAIKNKYFRKELDETKVLIYGQ
- the sufD gene encoding Fe-S cluster assembly protein SufD, which codes for MELKDKLLSSYVAFENRVDTKSDIHEIRSEALKNFENLGFPTRKLEAWKYTSLNSVLKQDYSLFPHKENAIELAQVKKYFIHDIDAYKIVFIDGKYSSFLSETTHDKIDVCLMSSALTKPKYKAVIDNYFNKIAKQDNLTSLNTAFASEGAYINIPKNTEVNKPIQIIHLTTGSEVATLLQPRNLIVVGENSLVQIIERHQSLTSNPVLTNAVTEIFADKSAFVDYYKIQNDDLNASLIDNSYIEQQSKSVVSVHTFSFGGNITRNNLNFYQKGEYIDSILKGITIIEGKQHVDHHTLVHHIEPNCESHQDYKGIYDERSTGVFNGKVIVEKEAQKTNAYQQNNNVLISDRATINAKPQLEIFADDVKCSHGCTIGQLDEDALFYMQQRGIPKKEGKALLMYAFANTVLESVKIPEVKQRITKIIAKKLGVNMGFDL
- a CDS encoding serine hydrolase domain-containing protein codes for the protein MKILKRILLLLAVFILIAVIYNYPKLNILSGYSAKNTASSVFLAKRTLELTDTTDNNFSPVNLASDKVDKEKKIATSSTFGLLTRKAIYREGLGAVLTLDKSDETAPYLVPKRTKPDNNTPFPYGNAPQKDTVFSNVDYNKLEKAMDFLFEKKNQTRAGIVIYKNQIIAERYADGFDKTSKLLGWSMTKSITSTIFGILQSQGKLNVKDKAPIKSWQNDDRKNITIHNLLQMNSGLAWDENYEEISDATRMLFLERNMTKEQEKKQLVGKPNETWNYSSGTSNLLSGILRSQFKTHQEYLDFWYTNLIDKIGMNSMIVEADLDGNYVGSSYAWATARDWAKFGLLYLHRGNWNGTQIFSENWTDYVVQPTPTSEGWYGAHFWLNASGRYPSVSKKMFFASGYKGQNVYILPDEEMVIVRLGLTKNADQNEFLKGVVGSIK
- a CDS encoding HepT-like ribonuclease domain-containing protein, giving the protein MDNRINSWLEDVERSIDEIFDFLPGQRDFFVYQKDLKTKKAVERNIEIIGEAINRILKYKHSEIEIKNAQKIIGTRNRIAHEYDSISDEVIWTIIIKELPELKKEIIELRK
- the sufC gene encoding Fe-S cluster assembly ATPase SufC — encoded protein: MLKIENLQANIDDKTILKGLNLQVKAGEVHAIMGPNGAGKSTLANIIAGKEEYEVTNGSIELNGEDISELAPEERAHNGVFLSFQYPVEIPGVSVTNFIKTAINETRKAKGLEDMPAKDMLKKIREKSELLEIDRKFLSRSLNEGFSGGEKKRNEIFQMAMLEPKLAILDETDSGLDIDALRIVANGVNKLKSKDNAVIVITHYQRLLEYIVPDFVHVLHDGKIVKTGDASLALELEAKGYDWIKQELV
- a CDS encoding TonB-dependent receptor; its protein translation is MIKKILLLVCIAFSSTVMVAQTTVTGTVKDALTGDLLPGANIKVSRKAVGTTTDFDGKFVLKVADNPPFTIEVSMLGFKTEEIEITKKNQKVEVILTENETSLDEIVVSASRTPERIMESPVTVERLDARAIKNTSSPSFYDGLENLKGVDINTNSLTFKSVNTRGFATFANTRFMQLVDGMDNSSPALNFAIGNLLGMSELDVNTVELLPGASSALYGANAFNGIMFMTSRNPFDDQGISFSYKSGLTSQDAAGDNTFHDVSIRMAYAFSNKFAAKATLSYLKGTEWFATDYRNTAKGKYAPGDRNSKNDFDGLNIYGDEVAIDLGGAIGRVSRTGYREVDLMRDYEARSVKLNTALHYRPFGDDRLEVIFNSKFGVGNTIYQGANRYNIRDFYLAQQKLELRGKNFFVRGYVTTEDAGNSYDSRFAAININRRWKSDQDWFKEYAGAYLVSGSHAFARTQADSGRLEPGTPGFQAAFNDVTSDPDLVTGSKFQDQTKLYHGDVNYNFQDVIDFAEFQVGGSYRRYSLNSSGSIFTDFDGPIDYDEYGVYTQMQKKFLEDDRLKFTASIRYDKAQNFEGNVSPRVSLAYAAGENKNDNFRASFQTGFRNPTTQDQYIGLDAGAAILVGSAPDNLDRYTSAPLPVSTAGLAFTGGATTTIVGRQAYENSFSASSVQAGAPAASVAPLVKPEKVTAYELGYRGLINAGKSRITIDLSGYYNSYEDFISGKNVLVPFYGTVGDNSLSLLALRNGDFKAFQVYTNSTADISSYGASIGLNTKVFNGFDLGVNYTYAKFDFDQASDPDFEAGFNTPEHKVKLQFGHTNLFENFGFNINARWQDEYLWESTFLDATIESRTILDAQINYTVPSIKSVFKLGGANLTGKQYFSAPGVGAIGSQYYLSWTINN
- a CDS encoding G-D-S-L family lipolytic protein; amino-acid sequence: MKNYKYIGLLLLSIGFASCDVNNDLDPILEEVKPQVNLDANGLDFSNYVSIGASFTAGFTDGALFKAGQENSFPNILATKFKAADGGDFNQPLMGDNIGGFVTGSTVVQPPRLVFNPVTRTPARLGATPTTSLTARADGSSFNNYGIPGAKSFHLTFAGYATLNPYFGRMASSPTTTVLADALAQKPTFFTLSEIGGNDVLSYAISGGSGVDQSPSTTNPTGNLNPATYGLNDITNPLVFDNVFKGMVTALTAGGAKGVIATVPNINLLPYFTTVPHNPLNPNDKKTGPALKAQIPLLNSVFGAINKIYVGAGEPERAIIFSETKTNPVVIFDEDATDLSVAITTTLGKSPTFVPFVQSLGLPAAAAPLVAGLLGKQYGKARSATVKDLLVLPSSSVIGTVNKTVAGSLITQSGGLLPATLAGQFSAEGITLPLADQWVLTPQEQEAIKNATVAYNKTITETANANKNLALIDLNAILQEASNGIQFDNYTMTTSLVTGGLVSLDGIHLTARGYALMANKMLAAIDAKFGSNFTKATDGLAKADDYPTNYSPTLK
- a CDS encoding aminotransferase class V-fold PLP-dependent enzyme; the protein is MINVDKIRADFPILKREINGKPLVYFDNAATSQTPQVVIDAIVDYYSNYNANIHRGVHTLSQEATDKYEEARIKIQHHFNAKHAYEIILTSGTTDSINRVAAGFASLLNKDDEIIVSALEHHSNIVPWQMLCEKTGAILKVIPMLEDGSLNMEAYYKLVNEKTKLVFCNHVSNALGTINSIEEIIETAHKFGAAVLIDGAQATPHIKPDVQALNVDFYVASAHKLCGPTGVGMLYGKQKWLEKLPPYQGGGEMIDTVTFEKTTYAGLPHKFEAGTPNICGGIAFGAAIDYMNAVGFDNIASYEAELLKYGTQELLKIEGLKIYGTTLEKTAVVSFNVGVIHPYDIGVILDKLGVAVRTGHHCAQPIMDFYKIPGTVRASFSFYNTKEEIDVMITALKKAVMMLS